Proteins encoded by one window of Streptomyces clavuligerus:
- a CDS encoding DUF6493 family protein, with protein sequence MNAILDTVRRGAFREVATELAPLTAAERKELLPELKALRTELRGWGWEEWRTRGRISTALLVAGAGCHPGAAAAAGWIGARDLRMSRGPGDAPVLPAVLAALAGRDPDWLGDLAHRLAARASTGADDYPLIRELVALSGRPVPTDDPCVRGWAVHVHRHRELLRHLDREPAVDVLAPRLFELPELPGELLWSAEEDGPQHWPQALARLSVSDAVERPVIVDACVSRLLRGGRPQELKFFRAVLRALALTPEEESARIPDWMGMAADGTGPVAAHAQGVLGALAERGTLSEHDFAQTSGAVFFRSEKTLVRTQLTLLGRTVRARAKAGDAAAVATLLRAAGDAFGHADTGVQDRALKLVARHLPDVDAGVRQELAEAAALLGPAHRETAAGLFGSLLPEDGPEPGAEETLPPVPARRAVPGPPDSVGEFTADLVAVMDRDDRDPDRIAFERTLDALVRLAHTDRERLAEAMRETFAGQWWFGPDHDSRYVSRRMARVSAGLELLVATVADVVPTEVVRRIHRRSTGPGVCAVGGMCGVITARIAEAAWLIRTERPPLLLATPTWETGALDAEVLLERLREYQRLGADPGPVDFTQALLRVAPGTGGPVAREAALLGTEEGDRLAAWLEGTAPELPALTHPAPVDLSDPAGPQDAPEGTGEDPARGAESTGGGLLGLTARTARALTGRVRQRTAAQRALPGPFRWLAQRPDPAHTHSHSCAGWYLSLEQVAPLWTTALPHHREAVASWLRVFMEHLVDQYADRLDWQNMTSALARLAEGEGDGPAGPELHRAVALGLDAPDSGARLGAVDALLVLAARGQLDPVLLGGRLGTMFRNGALKPNRLADAARTAAATGAYTTTWAVLAAALPALLGAVPVARSLGEVLEVAADCAERSGPAVARPPASLPELLPGLGELAGRGGSSIRVAQAARLLTAVRRHEAGPADGGREQSPPGTAKKSA encoded by the coding sequence GTGAACGCGATTCTCGACACCGTGCGCCGGGGTGCTTTCCGGGAGGTGGCCACGGAGCTGGCCCCGCTGACCGCGGCCGAGCGCAAGGAGCTGCTGCCGGAGCTGAAGGCGCTGCGCACCGAGCTGCGCGGCTGGGGCTGGGAGGAGTGGCGGACCCGGGGCCGGATCTCCACCGCGCTGCTGGTCGCCGGGGCGGGCTGCCACCCGGGTGCCGCCGCGGCGGCGGGCTGGATCGGGGCGCGGGATCTGCGGATGTCCCGGGGCCCGGGGGACGCGCCGGTCCTGCCCGCCGTGCTGGCGGCGCTGGCGGGCCGGGACCCCGACTGGCTCGGCGATCTCGCCCACCGGCTCGCCGCCCGCGCCTCGACCGGCGCTGACGACTACCCCCTGATCCGGGAGCTGGTGGCACTCTCGGGCCGCCCCGTGCCCACGGACGACCCCTGCGTCCGCGGCTGGGCCGTCCATGTGCACCGCCACCGCGAGCTGTTGCGTCACCTGGACCGGGAACCGGCGGTGGACGTGCTGGCGCCCCGGCTCTTCGAACTGCCCGAGCTGCCCGGGGAGCTGCTGTGGTCGGCGGAGGAGGACGGCCCCCAGCACTGGCCGCAGGCGCTGGCACGGCTCTCGGTGTCGGACGCGGTCGAACGCCCGGTGATCGTGGACGCCTGTGTCTCCCGGCTGCTGCGCGGCGGCAGGCCCCAGGAGCTGAAGTTCTTCCGCGCCGTGCTGCGGGCCCTCGCGCTCACGCCGGAGGAGGAGAGCGCCCGGATTCCCGACTGGATGGGCATGGCCGCCGACGGCACGGGCCCGGTGGCCGCCCATGCCCAGGGGGTGCTGGGGGCGCTGGCCGAGCGGGGCACGCTGTCGGAGCACGACTTCGCCCAGACCTCGGGCGCGGTCTTCTTCCGGAGCGAGAAGACCCTGGTGCGCACCCAGCTCACCCTGCTGGGCAGGACCGTCAGGGCACGGGCGAAGGCCGGGGACGCCGCCGCCGTGGCCACGCTGCTGCGCGCCGCGGGAGACGCCTTCGGGCACGCGGACACCGGGGTGCAGGACCGCGCGCTGAAGCTGGTGGCCCGTCATCTGCCGGACGTGGACGCCGGGGTGCGCCAGGAGCTGGCCGAGGCCGCCGCCCTGCTCGGCCCGGCGCACCGGGAGACGGCGGCCGGGCTCTTCGGCTCCCTCCTGCCCGAGGACGGCCCGGAGCCGGGCGCCGAGGAGACGCTGCCCCCGGTGCCCGCGCGGCGCGCGGTCCCCGGGCCGCCGGACTCCGTCGGGGAGTTCACGGCGGACCTGGTCGCCGTGATGGACCGGGACGACAGGGACCCGGACCGGATCGCCTTCGAACGGACGCTGGACGCCCTGGTGCGGCTGGCCCACACGGACCGGGAGCGGCTGGCCGAAGCGATGCGGGAGACCTTCGCGGGACAGTGGTGGTTCGGACCGGACCACGACAGCCGCTATGTCAGCCGCCGGATGGCACGGGTGTCGGCCGGTCTGGAGCTGCTGGTGGCCACGGTGGCCGACGTGGTGCCGACCGAGGTGGTGCGGCGGATACACCGGCGGAGCACCGGCCCGGGGGTCTGCGCGGTCGGGGGGATGTGCGGCGTGATCACGGCCCGGATCGCGGAGGCCGCGTGGCTGATCCGGACGGAGAGGCCGCCGCTGCTGCTCGCGACACCGACCTGGGAGACGGGGGCGCTGGACGCCGAGGTGCTGCTGGAGCGGTTGCGGGAGTACCAGCGGCTCGGTGCCGACCCGGGGCCGGTGGACTTCACCCAGGCCCTGCTGCGGGTCGCGCCGGGCACGGGCGGCCCCGTGGCACGGGAGGCGGCCCTCCTCGGGACGGAGGAGGGCGACCGGCTCGCCGCCTGGCTGGAGGGGACCGCGCCGGAGCTGCCCGCGCTGACGCACCCGGCACCGGTGGACCTGTCGGACCCGGCCGGGCCCCAGGACGCGCCGGAGGGCACCGGGGAGGACCCGGCTCGGGGCGCGGAGTCCACCGGGGGCGGGCTGCTCGGGCTGACCGCGCGCACGGCCCGGGCGCTGACCGGCCGCGTCCGGCAGCGGACCGCCGCCCAGCGGGCACTGCCGGGCCCGTTCCGCTGGCTGGCGCAGCGCCCCGACCCCGCGCACACCCACAGCCACAGCTGCGCCGGCTGGTATCTGTCGCTGGAGCAGGTGGCGCCGCTGTGGACGACGGCCCTGCCGCACCACCGGGAGGCGGTGGCGTCCTGGCTGCGCGTCTTCATGGAGCACCTGGTGGACCAGTACGCCGACCGCTTGGACTGGCAGAACATGACGAGCGCGCTGGCCCGGCTCGCGGAGGGCGAGGGGGACGGGCCCGCGGGGCCGGAGCTGCACCGGGCCGTGGCGCTGGGGCTGGACGCGCCGGACTCCGGGGCCCGGCTGGGCGCGGTGGACGCGCTGCTGGTGCTGGCCGCCCGGGGCCAGCTCGATCCGGTCCTGCTGGGCGGGCGGCTGGGCACGATGTTCCGGAACGGCGCGCTCAAGCCCAACCGGCTCGCGGACGCCGCCCGCACCGCGGCGGCGACCGGCGCGTATACGACGACCTGGGCGGTGCTGGCCGCCGCGCTGCCCGCGCTGCTCGGGGCGGTGCCGGTGGCGCGGTCGCTCGGCGAGGTCCTGGAGGTGGCGGCCGATTGCGCGGAGCGCTCCGGCCCGGCCGTGGCGCGGCCCCCGGCGTCCCTGCCGGAGCTGCTTCCGGGGCTGGGGGAACTGGCCGGGCGGGGAGGCTCGTCGATACGGGTGGCGCAGGCGGCCCGGCTGCTGACGGCGGTGCGCCGCCATGAGGCGGGCCCCGCAGACGGGGGGAGGGAACAATCTCCGCCAGGAACGGCTAAAAAGAGTGCATAG
- a CDS encoding SWIM zinc finger family protein, giving the protein MTRTMQALAYARPSALESGAGGGLLGLETSGGLTPAGAQPHPAFFSGFLASPLAAARALLAVADVAAARYTDPTPRPLLDPVVTGNGDRLRFESFSGCCGVYARLDVLRDGLEGRETAHGTTNVDVNNPLREALSRMTGDSPLHLRVGPGEMAVTTLDGPVVEKKVPLPDRWLRGFAEAQVATAGFELRAELPGAEAVRFLRSLPRSFGRASRGTTWVVPARGALRPTTRPVAGAVCLPGPERLTALHRVLRHATALRVYGPSGTGSAPAPAAWEVMLPGMRLTLTLSPDTSRGFSGEGGVLEALSTPEAEQDAELISVLLAWEPVIDPAELADRSGLPVERVRAALVRLGTAGRVGYDVADAAYFHRELPYDARRAERHNPRLLSARELVASGAVTLGADGETAAVASGARVYRVGERGGRLWCTCAWWAEHQGGRGPCKHALAVRMVRRGATAADGDAGTRAAVPAARAAGADPVGGAR; this is encoded by the coding sequence ATGACGCGAACCATGCAGGCGCTCGCCTACGCACGCCCGTCCGCCCTGGAGTCCGGGGCCGGCGGCGGTCTTCTTGGTCTGGAGACCTCCGGCGGGCTCACCCCGGCGGGCGCACAGCCCCACCCCGCCTTCTTCTCCGGTTTCCTCGCCTCGCCGCTGGCCGCGGCCCGGGCGCTGCTCGCGGTCGCCGACGTGGCCGCCGCGCGGTACACGGACCCGACACCGCGCCCGCTGCTCGACCCGGTGGTGACGGGGAACGGGGACCGGCTGCGGTTCGAGTCCTTCTCCGGCTGCTGCGGTGTCTACGCCCGGCTGGACGTGCTGCGCGACGGCCTGGAGGGGCGGGAGACCGCGCACGGCACCACCAATGTGGACGTGAACAACCCGCTGCGGGAGGCGCTGTCCCGGATGACCGGTGACAGCCCGCTCCATCTGCGGGTGGGCCCCGGGGAGATGGCGGTCACCACCCTGGACGGGCCGGTCGTGGAGAAGAAGGTGCCCCTGCCGGACCGCTGGCTGCGCGGGTTCGCGGAGGCCCAGGTCGCCACCGCCGGGTTCGAGCTGCGGGCCGAGCTGCCGGGGGCGGAGGCGGTGCGGTTCCTGCGCTCGCTGCCGCGCTCCTTCGGCCGTGCCTCCCGGGGCACGACCTGGGTGGTCCCGGCGCGGGGGGCCCTGCGGCCCACCACCCGGCCGGTCGCGGGAGCGGTCTGCCTGCCGGGGCCGGAGCGGCTGACGGCCCTGCACCGGGTACTGCGCCACGCCACCGCCCTGCGGGTGTACGGCCCGTCGGGCACCGGCTCCGCGCCCGCCCCGGCCGCGTGGGAGGTGATGCTGCCGGGGATGCGGCTCACCCTGACGCTGTCGCCGGACACCAGCCGCGGTTTCTCCGGCGAGGGCGGTGTCCTGGAGGCGCTGTCCACGCCGGAGGCCGAGCAGGACGCGGAGCTGATCTCGGTGCTGCTCGCCTGGGAGCCGGTGATCGACCCGGCGGAGCTGGCGGACCGGTCCGGTCTGCCCGTGGAGCGGGTACGGGCCGCGCTGGTACGGCTGGGCACGGCGGGCCGGGTCGGGTACGACGTGGCGGACGCGGCCTACTTCCACCGGGAACTCCCCTATGACGCGCGGCGCGCGGAGAGACACAATCCACGGCTGCTCAGCGCCCGGGAGCTGGTCGCGTCGGGTGCGGTGACCCTCGGCGCGGACGGGGAGACGGCCGCGGTGGCCTCGGGCGCGCGGGTCTACCGGGTCGGGGAGCGCGGCGGACGGCTGTGGTGCACCTGCGCCTGGTGGGCGGAGCACCAGGGCGGGCGCGGCCCCTGCAAGCACGCGCTCGCGGTCCGGATGGTGCGGCGCGGCGCCACCGCCGCGGACGGGGACGCGGGTACGCGGGCCGCCGTACCGGCCGCGCGTGCCGCCGGTGCGGACCCGGTCGGGGGTGCCCGGTGA
- a CDS encoding alkaline phosphatase D family protein — translation MPFGPTHRPLAPGSPVSPAPSPSAPSAPASVASVASPPLVRGPGRRSLLRGGAVASAALALPALGQAPALALTGRPRASWGVQTGAVTSSSALVWVRADRPARMVVETSATDAFRRVRRWHGPLLGPGTDGTGTTALHGLPPGEQIHYRVLLADPDDPRRTGEPVYGSFRTAPRGRRGGVRFLWSGDIAGQGWGINPDIGGFRVYEEMRRLDPDFFLCSGDTIYADGVIEPSVTLPDGRVWRNVTTEEKSRVAQSLDEFRGNFRYNLLDTHVRRFNAQVPTVAQWDDHEVRNNWYPGQILDDPRYSEKNVDVLAARALRAFGEYFPLDTLRPHGRGGRMHRVVRHGPLLDVFVLDMRSHRNANSPGRQADDTQGILGEEQLGWLKRELSRSRAVWKVIASDMPIGLVVPDGSVNFEAVAQGDPGAPLGRELQIAELLRFVKHRRITGTLWLTADVHYTSAQHYAPERAAFQDFAPFWEFVSGPLAAGGFPANALDATFGPERVFVRAPERANVSPMESPQYFGEVAIDGGSGELTVRLRAEGGTVLFSKTLQPGRVGQ, via the coding sequence ATGCCGTTCGGACCGACACACCGCCCCCTCGCGCCCGGCTCACCCGTGTCCCCCGCGCCTTCCCCGTCTGCCCCGTCTGCCCCGGCTTCCGTGGCCTCCGTGGCCTCGCCGCCCCTGGTGCGGGGCCCCGGCCGCCGTTCGCTGCTGCGCGGCGGCGCCGTCGCGTCCGCCGCGCTGGCGCTGCCCGCCCTGGGGCAGGCCCCGGCGCTCGCCCTCACCGGCCGTCCCCGGGCCTCCTGGGGCGTGCAGACCGGGGCGGTGACCTCGTCGTCCGCCCTGGTGTGGGTGCGCGCGGACCGGCCCGCCCGGATGGTCGTGGAGACCTCGGCCACGGACGCCTTCCGGCGGGTGCGCCGCTGGCACGGGCCGCTGCTGGGGCCGGGGACCGACGGGACGGGCACGACCGCGCTGCACGGGCTGCCGCCCGGGGAGCAGATCCACTACCGGGTGCTCCTCGCCGACCCCGACGACCCGCGCCGCACCGGCGAGCCGGTGTACGGATCGTTCCGCACCGCCCCCCGGGGACGCCGCGGCGGGGTGCGTTTCCTGTGGTCCGGCGACATCGCGGGCCAGGGCTGGGGCATCAACCCCGACATCGGCGGCTTCCGGGTGTACGAGGAGATGCGCCGGCTGGACCCGGACTTCTTCCTGTGCAGCGGGGACACGATCTACGCGGACGGCGTGATCGAGCCCTCGGTGACCCTGCCGGACGGCCGGGTCTGGCGGAACGTCACCACCGAGGAGAAGTCCCGGGTGGCGCAGTCCCTGGACGAGTTCCGGGGGAACTTCCGCTACAACCTGCTCGACACCCATGTCCGCCGCTTCAACGCCCAGGTCCCGACGGTGGCCCAGTGGGACGACCACGAGGTCCGCAACAACTGGTACCCGGGCCAGATCCTCGACGACCCCCGGTACTCCGAGAAGAACGTGGACGTGCTGGCGGCCCGCGCGCTGCGCGCGTTCGGCGAGTACTTCCCCCTGGACACTCTCCGTCCGCACGGCCGCGGCGGACGGATGCACCGGGTGGTGCGGCACGGCCCGCTGCTCGACGTCTTCGTCCTGGACATGCGCTCGCACCGGAACGCCAACTCGCCGGGCCGCCAGGCCGACGACACCCAGGGCATCCTCGGTGAGGAGCAGCTCGGCTGGCTGAAAAGGGAGTTGTCGCGGTCGCGTGCGGTGTGGAAGGTGATCGCGTCGGACATGCCCATCGGGCTGGTGGTGCCGGACGGCTCGGTGAACTTCGAGGCGGTGGCGCAGGGGGACCCGGGCGCTCCGCTGGGGCGGGAGCTCCAGATCGCCGAGTTGCTGCGGTTCGTCAAGCACCGCCGGATCACCGGCACACTCTGGCTCACCGCGGACGTGCACTACACCTCGGCCCAGCACTACGCGCCGGAGCGGGCGGCGTTCCAGGACTTCGCCCCGTTCTGGGAGTTCGTGTCGGGGCCGCTGGCGGCGGGTGGTTTCCCGGCCAACGCGCTCGACGCCACCTTCGGTCCGGAGCGGGTCTTCGTCCGGGCGCCGGAGCGGGCGAACGTGTCGCCGATGGAGTCCCCGCAGTACTTCGGGGAGGTCGCCATCGACGGGGGCAGCGGAGAGCTGACGGTGCGGCTGCGGGCGGAGGGGGGCACGGTGCTGTTCAGCAAGACGCTTCAGCCGGGGCGGGTGGGGCAGTAG
- a CDS encoding PLP-dependent aminotransferase family protein, producing the protein MAPSGTTSWELLLPAARAPARQRGRALQSALRDAVRSGRLAAGTRLPSSRELALDLGVSRGLVTEAYEQLTAEGYLRSARGSGTWVGDAARAGAPAARDLAPRGPGARVDFRPGTPDLSLFPRAAWGAAQRTVLARLPHSGLGYPDPRGLPELRTALAALLTRRRGVVADPEQLVVCSGVAQAMTLLGFALHGRGLRTLGVEDPGSPGHGPLFQAAGLGMTPVPLDGEGLAMEPLYRSGVRAVSTSPAHQFPTGIAYSARRRVELLEWARSVDGLIVEDDYDGDFRYDRAPVGALQGLDPERVAYTGSVSKSLAPGLRLGWLLVPRDLVDEVVERKRTLDMGHPALDQALLAEFVRGGGYDRHLRRCQRAYRERRDTLVRALAESFPGTGVSGIAAGLHIIARLPDRYGPEARFAAAARRAGVIVRWLSAHRLVPDGDPGLRLVLGYAHLAPSEILRGVGLLARETDGPGAGGGTGDSGAGQAPPGSGEGRGDAS; encoded by the coding sequence ATGGCACCATCGGGGACCACTTCATGGGAGTTGCTGCTGCCCGCCGCCCGGGCGCCCGCGCGGCAGCGGGGGCGGGCGCTCCAGTCGGCGCTGCGGGACGCGGTCCGCTCGGGGCGGCTGGCGGCGGGGACACGGCTGCCGTCGAGCCGTGAGCTGGCGCTGGATCTGGGGGTGTCCCGGGGGCTGGTCACGGAGGCGTACGAACAGCTCACGGCCGAGGGGTATCTGCGCAGCGCGCGGGGGTCGGGGACCTGGGTGGGGGACGCCGCACGGGCCGGGGCCCCCGCGGCGCGGGACCTCGCGCCGCGGGGGCCGGGCGCCCGGGTGGACTTCCGGCCGGGGACCCCGGACCTGTCGCTCTTCCCCCGGGCGGCGTGGGGTGCCGCCCAGCGCACGGTGCTGGCCCGGCTGCCGCACAGCGGGCTCGGCTACCCCGACCCCCGGGGGCTCCCGGAGCTGCGGACGGCGCTGGCCGCGCTGCTGACCCGGCGGCGGGGCGTGGTGGCGGACCCCGAGCAGCTCGTGGTCTGCTCCGGGGTGGCGCAGGCGATGACCCTGCTGGGGTTCGCGCTGCACGGGCGGGGGCTGCGGACGCTGGGGGTCGAGGACCCGGGCAGCCCGGGGCACGGACCGCTGTTCCAGGCCGCGGGGCTGGGCATGACACCGGTGCCGCTGGACGGGGAGGGGCTGGCGATGGAGCCGCTGTACCGCTCGGGTGTGCGGGCCGTCAGCACCAGTCCGGCGCATCAGTTCCCCACGGGGATCGCCTACTCGGCGCGGCGCCGGGTCGAGCTGCTGGAGTGGGCGCGCTCCGTGGACGGGCTGATCGTGGAGGACGACTACGACGGCGACTTCCGCTACGACAGGGCCCCGGTGGGCGCGCTCCAGGGGCTCGATCCGGAACGGGTCGCCTACACGGGCTCGGTGAGCAAGTCGCTCGCGCCGGGGCTGCGGCTGGGCTGGCTGCTGGTGCCGCGGGACCTGGTGGACGAGGTGGTGGAGCGCAAGCGCACGCTGGACATGGGGCATCCGGCGCTCGATCAGGCGCTGCTCGCGGAGTTCGTCCGCGGCGGCGGCTACGACCGGCATCTGCGGCGCTGTCAGCGTGCCTACCGGGAGCGCCGGGACACACTCGTGCGGGCGCTGGCGGAGTCCTTTCCGGGCACCGGGGTCAGCGGGATCGCGGCGGGGCTGCACATCATCGCGCGGCTGCCGGACCGCTACGGGCCCGAGGCGCGTTTCGCGGCGGCTGCGCGGCGCGCGGGGGTGATCGTGCGGTGGCTGTCGGCGCACCGGCTGGTCCCGGACGGCGATCCGGGTCTGCGGCTGGTGCTGGGGTACGCCCATCTGGCCCCGTCGGAGATCCTGCGGGGGGTCGGGCTGCTGGCGCGGGAGACGGACGGGCCGGGGGCGGGCGGCGGCACCGGGGACAGCGGCGCGGGCCAGGCGCCACCGGGGAGCGGGGAGGGCCGGGGGGACGCTTCCTGA
- a CDS encoding DMT family transporter → MNHPPQDHRRAALHGVLLVSFAYCLVGASFTANSLLGDYPYAGGQAVRYALAFLLLLPLLGGRAAIAPVRALTPRQWGRIALLAGVGMVGFNLAVLAAERTAEPAVPGVFVGCAPVIVAVLVPLMDGRRPTRPVLYGALLVAAGAFTVQGWGRTDAVGVLWSVAALVGEVGFAVLAAPVLRPLGPRLLTACVCGVAAVESAAVGLLVDGAEWIRMPGQQEAWALLWQAAVVTVIGFVAWYMGIQRIGTERATLFTGLIPVAAALSAPLVGTGAFGAAQAAGGVLVGAGAVLGSGLFGFRADRAPSTGIGDSAPTAAGTEDSAPSDATGAVPVTRAME, encoded by the coding sequence ATGAACCACCCGCCCCAGGACCACCGGCGCGCCGCCCTGCACGGCGTGCTCCTCGTCTCCTTCGCCTACTGCCTCGTCGGCGCCTCGTTCACCGCCAACAGCCTCCTCGGCGACTACCCGTACGCCGGAGGGCAGGCCGTCCGCTACGCCCTCGCCTTCCTGCTGCTGCTCCCGCTGCTCGGCGGCCGGGCCGCCATCGCCCCGGTCCGTGCCCTGACCCCGCGTCAGTGGGGCCGGATCGCCCTGCTCGCCGGGGTCGGCATGGTCGGCTTCAACCTGGCCGTCCTGGCCGCCGAACGCACCGCGGAACCCGCCGTCCCCGGGGTGTTCGTCGGCTGCGCCCCCGTGATCGTCGCCGTGCTCGTCCCCCTGATGGACGGCCGCCGCCCCACCCGGCCCGTCCTGTACGGCGCGCTCCTCGTCGCCGCCGGAGCCTTCACTGTCCAGGGCTGGGGGCGCACCGACGCCGTCGGCGTCCTGTGGTCGGTGGCCGCGCTCGTCGGCGAGGTCGGGTTCGCGGTGCTCGCGGCGCCGGTGCTGCGCCCGCTCGGCCCCCGGCTGCTCACGGCCTGCGTCTGCGGGGTCGCGGCGGTCGAGTCGGCGGCCGTCGGGCTGCTCGTGGACGGGGCGGAGTGGATACGGATGCCCGGTCAGCAGGAGGCGTGGGCGCTGCTCTGGCAGGCGGCGGTGGTCACCGTCATCGGCTTTGTCGCCTGGTACATGGGCATCCAGCGGATCGGCACGGAGCGGGCCACCCTCTTCACCGGGCTGATCCCGGTGGCCGCCGCGCTCAGCGCGCCCCTGGTGGGCACGGGGGCCTTCGGCGCCGCCCAGGCGGCGGGAGGCGTGCTGGTCGGAGCGGGCGCCGTGCTCGGCTCGGGGCTCTTCGGCTTCCGGGCGGACCGTGCCCCGTCCACCGGTATCGGGGATTCCGCCCCCACCGCCGCCGGTACGGAGGACTCCGCGCCGTCCGACGCCACCGGCGCCGTTCCCGTCACGAGAGCGATGGAGTGA